A single genomic interval of Chitinophaga sp. 180180018-3 harbors:
- a CDS encoding AraC family transcriptional regulator yields the protein MKTATLNHWERKLQQAVSLSHDDPYGEMNLKTIAEMLNESLHNFSHKFVEFYGEPYMQFVKRRRLEAGAGLLRHSDFSIGLISDMCGYMPSAFSKAFRALYHEAPVSFRNRIYLPNEMYTLQRAKVASTPDDDPESLIFSADRTESVTLPDSILYYNILPRNNDPIRSMVTYMTMYQQQLYAIKSSLQLPGAMIITGTLDVVPVTTYNKMMMYVGILVPRMKAYDMAHLQISLHFQEPFNLFTKRLPGGPYKKLPVPMDFASAGVPMYEFINRSCRAGYFKMSGNHFFISLTGDRNSEIFIPWQRR from the coding sequence ATGAAAACAGCTACATTAAACCATTGGGAGAGAAAACTTCAACAAGCCGTTTCACTATCACACGATGATCCGTATGGAGAAATGAATCTCAAGACCATCGCCGAAATGTTAAATGAATCCCTGCACAACTTTTCTCACAAGTTCGTTGAATTTTATGGAGAGCCTTACATGCAGTTTGTAAAGAGAAGGCGTTTGGAGGCCGGTGCCGGATTATTGCGGCATAGTGATTTCAGTATTGGTCTAATCAGCGATATGTGCGGTTACATGCCATCTGCATTCAGCAAAGCATTCCGCGCCCTTTATCATGAAGCGCCCGTCAGTTTTCGTAACCGCATCTATCTGCCCAACGAAATGTACACACTGCAACGAGCCAAGGTGGCGTCTACGCCAGATGATGATCCGGAAAGTCTGATCTTCTCGGCCGACAGGACGGAAAGTGTAACGCTGCCCGACAGCATTCTGTATTACAATATTCTACCGCGTAATAATGATCCTATCAGAAGCATGGTTACCTACATGACCATGTATCAGCAACAGTTATATGCCATCAAGAGCTCACTGCAACTACCCGGAGCCATGATCATTACCGGCACGCTGGACGTAGTACCGGTTACGACTTATAACAAAATGATGATGTATGTGGGCATTCTTGTACCTCGGATGAAGGCATACGATATGGCGCATCTTCAGATCAGCCTGCACTTCCAGGAACCGTTCAACCTTTTCACGAAACGCCTTCCCGGCGGCCCTTATAAGAAGCTGCCGGTGCCGATGGATTTTGCATCAGCAGGAGTACCGATGTATGAATTTATTAACCGCAGCTGTCGCGCCGGGTATTTTAAAATGAGTGGTAACCATTTTTTCATTTCCCTTACGGGAGATAGGAACAGCGAGATATTTATTCCCTGGCAGCGGCGCTGA
- a CDS encoding MBOAT family O-acyltransferase: MIDINKLLYELTYHESDPVLFNSGFFFYYFAIFMMCYLLASKNKTARVWVYTVFSLYFFYKACGYYVGLVILSAIVDFNLSRWIYNTPSKSTRKSLLILSILLNIGLLFYFKYTNFFIGIINDLTAGHINTLKLILPIGISFYTFENLSYTIDVYRREIKPVSNFMDYLFFLSFFPKLMMGPIVRAADFIPQISQPYRLNSEDIGKGMYLIMGGLFKKIVISDFIYQNFVQYIFDDPSKHTGLECLLGVYGYALVIYCDFSGYSDMALGIARWTGFKIPPNFDSPYQSSSITEFWRRWHISLSSWLRDYLYIPLGGNRKGKVRQYINLGLTMLIGGFWHGASWNFIFWGAMHGTALALDKVRIDYLKRTKKVFTGWQAGLFKLLGILITFHFVCFCWVFFKAATFHDAWSLIHQVAYDFQPEIAGELYKGYTAVFWVMILGFVLHFLPSKVEFSLERFLGRVPVAGSIAIMLAFIWLLVQVKSTQPMIPIYFQF, from the coding sequence ATGATCGACATTAATAAGCTGTTGTACGAACTCACCTATCATGAGTCTGACCCCGTACTTTTTAACAGTGGCTTTTTCTTTTACTACTTTGCCATCTTCATGATGTGCTACCTGCTGGCAAGTAAGAACAAAACTGCCAGGGTATGGGTATATACTGTTTTTTCATTGTACTTTTTCTATAAGGCCTGCGGGTACTATGTTGGCCTTGTTATACTGTCGGCTATTGTGGATTTTAATCTGTCGCGCTGGATTTATAATACCCCAAGTAAGTCGACCAGAAAGTCGCTGCTGATACTGAGTATCCTGCTTAATATAGGGTTGCTGTTTTATTTCAAGTACACCAACTTCTTCATTGGTATTATCAATGACCTTACGGCAGGGCATATCAATACGCTGAAACTCATTCTTCCTATAGGTATTTCCTTCTATACATTTGAGAACCTTAGTTATACCATAGACGTTTACAGAAGAGAGATAAAACCGGTGAGCAATTTCATGGACTACCTGTTCTTCCTGTCGTTTTTCCCGAAACTGATGATGGGCCCCATCGTACGTGCTGCTGATTTTATCCCACAGATCTCTCAGCCTTACCGGCTCAATTCAGAAGATATCGGAAAGGGGATGTACCTGATCATGGGAGGCTTGTTTAAGAAGATCGTTATTTCGGATTTTATCTATCAGAACTTTGTGCAGTACATCTTCGATGACCCGAGTAAACACACGGGGCTGGAATGCCTGCTGGGCGTATATGGGTACGCGTTGGTGATCTATTGCGATTTCTCCGGTTATTCCGATATGGCACTTGGTATTGCACGATGGACAGGATTCAAGATCCCGCCTAACTTCGATTCCCCCTACCAGAGTTCCTCTATTACAGAGTTCTGGCGCCGCTGGCATATTTCATTGTCCAGCTGGTTGAGGGATTACCTCTATATTCCTTTGGGCGGTAACCGTAAGGGAAAAGTGAGGCAATACATCAACCTGGGCTTAACGATGCTGATCGGAGGCTTCTGGCATGGCGCCAGCTGGAACTTTATCTTCTGGGGAGCCATGCACGGAACTGCCCTGGCCTTGGATAAAGTACGGATCGACTACCTGAAACGGACGAAGAAAGTATTCACCGGCTGGCAGGCTGGTTTATTCAAGCTACTCGGTATACTCATCACTTTCCATTTTGTTTGTTTCTGTTGGGTATTCTTTAAAGCAGCTACCTTCCATGATGCGTGGTCACTGATTCACCAGGTAGCGTACGATTTCCAGCCGGAGATCGCAGGAGAGCTCTATAAAGGATATACTGCTGTATTCTGGGTAATGATACTGGGCTTTGTATTACACTTCCTGCCCTCGAAAGTGGAATTTTCGCTGGAAAGGTTCCTGGGCCGCGTACCGGTAGCCGGTAGTATTGCCATTATGTTAGCGTTTATCTGGCTGCTGGTACAGGTGAAGAGCACCCAGCCCATGATCCCAATCTATTTCCAGTTCTAG
- a CDS encoding GDSL-type esterase/lipase family protein, which produces MSTGWHNLRGRWLAVLALLLGGFTTYAQQVNINSIQQDTALYNVFHAFLGADSSVVSILHLGDSHVQAGYFPLMTASLLQQQFGYAGRGFVFPYNLAGTNGPEDYRWSSTVRWASDRVVDRNKSNVLGPGAITIYSQNNAPSLSFNGKPDGFMDNNFRRAKLFYDAGNTTTTVVAPNANVTITPAAFPGSPTISMATLDYSQAQQWFQARWEGNTGAQFRFYGAIMENGRNGILYNSVGINGAMYQQYNETDNVLLAGMATMKPRLVIISLGTNEAYGGRMDPLAFRDEIDRAVQLIRKQDPTVSILLTTPPDCMRMVRTATRKKIGKRKYRTIYHTAYYPNPYISMVTQQIMGYARQYGFACWNFNAVNKAQKERFAGAWAPDHIHFSTRGYQLQGQLLFEALQQSYSHYLQETKKNSVSSNDRH; this is translated from the coding sequence ATGAGTACAGGCTGGCACAACCTTAGAGGCCGTTGGCTGGCAGTGCTTGCACTGCTGCTGGGCGGATTTACAACTTATGCGCAACAGGTAAACATCAACAGCATCCAGCAGGATACTGCGTTGTATAATGTATTTCATGCCTTTTTAGGAGCCGACAGCAGCGTTGTTTCCATCCTTCACCTGGGTGATTCACATGTACAGGCAGGCTATTTCCCGCTGATGACAGCCTCCCTGCTCCAGCAGCAATTCGGCTATGCTGGCCGTGGTTTTGTTTTTCCATATAACCTGGCCGGTACCAACGGCCCGGAAGACTATCGCTGGTCCAGCACCGTAAGATGGGCTTCCGACAGGGTAGTAGACCGTAATAAATCCAATGTGCTGGGGCCGGGTGCCATCACCATCTATTCTCAGAACAATGCGCCCTCCCTCTCATTCAATGGCAAGCCGGATGGCTTTATGGACAATAACTTCCGCAGGGCGAAATTATTCTATGATGCTGGTAATACCACCACCACGGTAGTAGCACCCAACGCCAATGTAACCATCACACCGGCAGCATTCCCGGGCTCGCCTACTATCAGCATGGCCACACTCGATTATTCACAGGCACAACAGTGGTTCCAGGCCAGATGGGAAGGCAATACCGGCGCACAATTCCGTTTCTACGGTGCTATTATGGAAAATGGCCGCAATGGTATCTTATACAACAGCGTAGGTATCAATGGCGCTATGTACCAGCAATACAATGAAACAGATAATGTGCTGCTGGCAGGCATGGCTACGATGAAACCCAGGCTGGTCATCATCTCCCTGGGAACCAATGAAGCATACGGTGGCAGAATGGACCCTCTGGCCTTCAGAGATGAGATAGACAGGGCTGTACAGCTCATCCGGAAACAGGATCCCACCGTAAGTATATTACTGACTACGCCTCCGGATTGTATGAGAATGGTGAGGACTGCTACCCGGAAAAAAATAGGCAAGCGAAAATACAGAACGATTTATCATACTGCATATTACCCTAACCCGTATATTTCCATGGTAACGCAGCAGATTATGGGATATGCACGCCAGTACGGATTTGCCTGCTGGAATTTTAATGCAGTAAATAAGGCGCAGAAAGAAAGATTCGCAGGAGCATGGGCGCCCGACCATATTCATTTCAGCACAAGAGGATATCAGTTGCAGGGACAGTTATTGTTTGAAGCGCTGCAGCAATCATATTCACATTATCTACAGGAAACAAAGAAAAACTCAGTAAGCTCCAATGATCGACATTAA
- a CDS encoding glucosaminidase domain-containing protein gives MRISLFFKRTVWLCAVLLLLMLSNVGFAQQSTNNYLKKFKPVSVELMQETGIPASVILGIAMLESGTGTSRNAKLLHNHFGIVGRNNLAQTKSGHRSVYKQYVSDVASYEHFVELLTSKKWFGQMKGNPEFSAWLKKMNHSGYSSAGHVWINRVTNIINRYKLYKLDASMDSVATESEKWLTVGAPPASDR, from the coding sequence ATGAGAATTTCATTATTCTTCAAGAGGACAGTATGGTTATGTGCGGTGTTACTATTGCTAATGCTCAGCAATGTTGGGTTTGCGCAACAATCCACAAACAATTATCTGAAGAAATTTAAACCAGTATCCGTAGAATTAATGCAGGAAACTGGTATACCAGCAAGCGTTATCCTCGGGATAGCCATGCTGGAATCAGGTACAGGCACCAGCAGGAATGCGAAACTGCTACATAACCATTTTGGGATCGTAGGGAGAAATAACCTGGCCCAGACTAAATCCGGACATCGTTCCGTTTATAAACAATATGTATCCGATGTAGCCTCCTATGAGCATTTTGTGGAGCTACTAACCAGTAAAAAATGGTTCGGCCAGATGAAAGGTAACCCGGAATTCAGCGCTTGGCTCAAAAAGATGAACCATAGCGGCTATTCCTCAGCTGGTCATGTATGGATCAATAGAGTGACAAATATTATTAACCGTTACAAATTGTACAAGCTGGACGCAAGTATGGATAGCGTGGCAACGGAATCAGAAAAATGGTTGACCGTAGGTGCGCCGCCTGCAAGCGATCGGTGA
- the aspS gene encoding aspartate--tRNA ligase — protein sequence MYRTHTCGELRIEQVGQEVTLAGWIQTVRKFGSINFVDLRDRYGITQLLFGENLNARLDAQPLGREFVIQVKGTVTERSNKNKNIPTGDIEITVSDFTILNAAKTPPFTLLDDTDGGDELRMKYRFLDLRRNVVRQNLELRYRIGRAARNYLHTAGFLDIETPFLINSTPEGARDFVVPSRMNPNQFYGLPQSPQTFKQLLMVSGYDRYYQIVKCFRDEDLRADRQPEFTQIDCEMSFVEQEDILNTFENMLKYIFKEIKGIEFNEPFPRMTWDDAMEYYGNDKPDIRFEMKLVNLNDTVKNKGFKVFDDAELVVAIAAKGCAEYTRKQLDELTEWVKRPQIGMSGLVYVKYGADGSLKSSVDKFFDESQLKLWVQKCQAEPGDLILVLAGREERTRKAASELRLEMGERLGLRNKNEFKPLWVIDFPLFEYAEEENRWVARHHPFTSPKPEHIALMDDISQYAKIKANAYDIVLNGTEVGGGSIRIFQRDLQQKMFSALGMSREEAERKFGFLLGAFEYGAPPHGGIAFGFDRLCSLFGGSESIRDFIAFPKNNSGRDVMLDAPGELDQAQLDELRIALVKEAAVKR from the coding sequence ATGTACAGGACGCACACTTGCGGGGAATTACGAATAGAACAGGTGGGTCAGGAAGTAACACTGGCCGGATGGATACAGACAGTAAGAAAGTTTGGCAGCATCAATTTCGTGGATCTGCGAGATCGTTACGGGATCACACAGCTGCTGTTTGGTGAAAATCTGAATGCCAGGCTGGATGCCCAGCCCCTGGGTCGTGAATTCGTTATCCAGGTAAAAGGTACCGTAACTGAGCGCTCCAATAAAAATAAGAATATCCCTACCGGTGATATCGAAATCACTGTTAGCGACTTCACTATCCTGAACGCTGCCAAAACGCCGCCTTTCACCCTGCTGGATGATACCGACGGAGGTGATGAGCTGCGCATGAAGTACCGTTTCCTGGATCTTCGCCGCAATGTGGTGAGGCAAAACCTGGAACTGCGCTACCGCATAGGCCGTGCTGCAAGGAATTACCTGCACACCGCCGGCTTCCTGGATATAGAAACTCCGTTCCTGATCAACTCCACCCCCGAAGGTGCCCGCGATTTCGTGGTGCCCAGCCGCATGAATCCCAATCAGTTCTACGGCCTGCCACAGTCGCCGCAAACATTTAAGCAGCTGCTGATGGTAAGTGGTTACGACCGTTACTACCAGATCGTAAAATGCTTCAGGGATGAAGATCTCCGGGCCGATCGCCAGCCGGAATTCACACAGATCGACTGTGAAATGAGCTTTGTAGAGCAGGAAGACATTCTGAATACTTTCGAAAATATGCTGAAATATATTTTCAAAGAAATAAAAGGTATCGAATTCAATGAGCCCTTCCCTCGTATGACATGGGATGATGCCATGGAATACTATGGTAACGATAAACCGGATATCCGCTTTGAAATGAAGCTGGTAAACCTGAACGATACCGTTAAAAACAAAGGATTTAAGGTATTTGATGATGCAGAACTGGTAGTGGCGATTGCTGCCAAAGGTTGTGCAGAATATACCCGTAAACAGCTGGATGAACTCACAGAATGGGTAAAACGGCCGCAGATTGGCATGAGCGGGCTCGTTTATGTGAAATATGGCGCCGACGGTTCCCTGAAAAGTTCTGTGGATAAATTTTTCGATGAATCCCAGTTAAAATTATGGGTGCAAAAATGTCAGGCTGAACCGGGCGACCTCATACTGGTACTGGCCGGCAGAGAAGAGCGTACCAGGAAAGCTGCCAGCGAGCTCCGCCTTGAGATGGGAGAACGCCTCGGTTTACGCAACAAAAACGAGTTTAAACCGTTGTGGGTAATAGACTTTCCGTTATTTGAATATGCCGAAGAGGAAAATCGCTGGGTAGCTCGTCATCATCCGTTCACGTCACCAAAACCGGAACATATCGCCCTGATGGATGATATCTCACAATACGCTAAAATTAAGGCTAATGCCTACGATATAGTATTGAATGGTACAGAAGTAGGTGGAGGGTCCATCCGTATCTTCCAACGCGATTTGCAGCAGAAAATGTTCTCAGCGCTGGGAATGAGCAGAGAAGAGGCAGAACGTAAGTTTGGCTTCCTCCTGGGCGCCTTCGAATATGGCGCACCGCCACATGGTGGTATCGCTTTCGGATTCGACCGCCTTTGCTCACTGTTTGGTGGCAGTGAAAGTATCCGTGACTTTATCGCGTTCCCGAAAAACAATTCCGGCCGCGATGTAATGCTGGATGCTCCGGGTGAACTGGACCAGGCACAGCTGGATGAGCTGCGTATAGCGCTGGTTAAAGAAGCTGCTGTTAAAAGGTAG
- a CDS encoding FAD-binding oxidoreductase, which yields MRKADYIIIGQGIAGTMLSWFLLEAGKKVIVIDDAKPNSASRVAAGIINPVSGRRFEPAWMYDTIYPFAKTTYLQLSALLQVPVFTERQLWTVFPSAQMREAFLNKTTGNAYTELPTALKYEAYLDQPYGAAIVKGATVNLRQLLSAYRQYLESLDALVTTHFDVNDMEITADGIVYKDIAAGKIIFCDGVATTGLPYFKTVKFLPNKGEVLLVKVPGLETADIIKKGITLVPQEGDLFWAGSSFAWDYENDHPTAGQRETLEKNLRQLLKVPFEVTDQLAAVRPSGNDRRPIAGFHPEYPAIGIFNGLGTKGCSLAPFMAAHLKDVFVSNAPLMREISLYRYF from the coding sequence ATGAGGAAAGCAGATTACATTATCATAGGGCAGGGAATTGCGGGAACCATGCTGAGCTGGTTCTTACTAGAGGCAGGGAAAAAAGTAATCGTTATAGACGACGCTAAACCTAACAGTGCATCAAGGGTGGCCGCGGGAATTATTAACCCGGTATCCGGTCGCCGGTTTGAGCCAGCCTGGATGTACGATACTATTTATCCGTTTGCAAAAACTACCTATCTGCAGCTTTCGGCTTTGCTGCAGGTGCCGGTTTTTACAGAGCGTCAGTTATGGACCGTTTTCCCTTCAGCCCAAATGAGAGAAGCTTTCCTTAACAAAACTACCGGCAATGCATATACGGAGTTACCCACTGCATTGAAATACGAAGCATATCTGGATCAGCCATATGGCGCCGCTATTGTAAAAGGCGCTACTGTTAATCTCCGGCAGTTACTGTCCGCTTACCGCCAATATCTGGAATCTCTGGATGCTCTTGTTACAACTCATTTTGATGTAAATGATATGGAAATAACTGCCGATGGTATTGTTTATAAAGATATCGCAGCCGGAAAAATTATCTTCTGCGATGGCGTAGCAACTACCGGGCTGCCTTATTTTAAGACGGTTAAATTTTTGCCTAATAAAGGAGAGGTACTATTAGTGAAGGTACCCGGACTGGAAACAGCCGATATCATCAAAAAAGGAATAACCCTCGTTCCTCAGGAGGGAGATTTGTTTTGGGCAGGGTCTTCTTTCGCCTGGGATTATGAAAATGATCACCCCACCGCCGGGCAACGGGAAACCCTGGAAAAGAACCTTCGCCAGCTGCTCAAAGTACCGTTTGAGGTGACAGACCAGTTGGCTGCCGTACGCCCCTCGGGGAACGACCGGCGCCCGATTGCCGGTTTCCATCCCGAATACCCTGCCATCGGTATATTTAACGGCCTCGGAACCAAGGGATGCTCGCTAGCCCCTTTCATGGCAGCACATTTAAAGGATGTGTTTGTTTCAAATGCGCCTCTGATGAGGGAGATCAGCCTGTATAGATATTTTTAA
- a CDS encoding IS3 family transposase, producing the protein MELLLKVAGMARSTYYYYLKQVSVPDKHAILKGAITALYHQHKGRYGYRRITAALRRSGREINHKTVLKMMRACNLKSLVRVKKYRSYKGQQGRIAPNLLKRDFKAEKPCQKWVTDVTMFVVGDQKLYLSPIMDLYNGEIVSYSLSERSTFQPIIDMLQNALPRLPTDSKLILHSDQGWQYQMKQYQKMLIDCNIEQSMSGKGNCLDNAAMESFFSVLKTELFYLEKFDSITVLKQQIEEYIGYYNNDRIKLKLNGLSPVNYRTQAI; encoded by the coding sequence TTGGAGTTACTGCTGAAGGTGGCAGGGATGGCTCGAAGTACTTATTATTACTATCTCAAACAAGTGTCAGTACCTGATAAACATGCCATATTAAAAGGAGCAATAACAGCGCTTTATCATCAGCATAAAGGTAGATATGGCTACAGACGCATAACAGCAGCATTGAGGCGATCAGGCAGGGAAATTAATCACAAGACAGTACTGAAAATGATGAGGGCCTGTAATTTGAAAAGCCTGGTCAGGGTAAAAAAATACAGATCTTATAAAGGGCAGCAGGGCAGAATCGCGCCCAATCTGCTAAAGAGGGATTTTAAAGCAGAGAAGCCCTGCCAAAAATGGGTTACAGATGTAACCATGTTTGTGGTAGGAGATCAAAAGCTCTATCTTTCTCCTATAATGGATCTGTACAATGGGGAAATAGTGAGTTATAGTCTATCGGAACGCTCCACCTTTCAGCCAATCATTGATATGCTTCAAAATGCCCTCCCCAGGCTGCCTACCGATAGTAAACTGATATTACACTCTGATCAGGGATGGCAATACCAGATGAAACAATATCAAAAGATGCTGATTGACTGCAATATCGAGCAGAGCATGTCTGGAAAAGGTAATTGTTTGGACAATGCTGCTATGGAGAGTTTCTTTAGTGTCCTAAAAACAGAGTTGTTCTATCTTGAAAAATTTGACTCTATTACAGTCTTAAAACAGCAGATTGAAGAATATATTGGCTACTACAATAACGATAGAATCAAACTAAAATTAAATGGCCTGAGCCCTGTAAATTACCGAACTCAGGCCATTTAA
- a CDS encoding helix-turn-helix domain-containing protein gives MDKRIKYSLAQKQIAVKSVLSGHDTFSSAARKIGGTDTTIHRWVNLYKLHGQAGLQQRPGNYTGTFKFQVLQYMFEKGLSLMQTAMIFGITQDNIVGRWLKKYEREGAAGLLKETRGRKSSTMTKKSKKSKKPVTDPTQAKLAALEAELLYLRAENAYLKKLDALIQEEKAAQDQNKRQEPSEN, from the coding sequence ATGGATAAGCGAATCAAATACAGTTTAGCGCAAAAGCAAATAGCAGTTAAGTCCGTACTGTCAGGTCATGACACATTTAGCTCAGCTGCCCGCAAGATCGGAGGCACCGATACCACAATTCACCGTTGGGTCAATCTTTATAAGCTTCATGGACAAGCAGGATTACAGCAGCGCCCAGGTAATTATACAGGAACATTTAAATTCCAGGTGCTCCAGTATATGTTTGAAAAGGGGTTATCTTTAATGCAAACAGCCATGATTTTTGGTATTACCCAGGATAATATAGTTGGTCGATGGCTTAAAAAGTATGAACGAGAGGGAGCTGCCGGGTTGTTAAAAGAGACAAGAGGCCGAAAAAGTTCGACGATGACAAAAAAATCGAAAAAGAGTAAAAAACCAGTAACAGATCCAACACAGGCCAAACTAGCGGCTTTAGAGGCAGAGCTGTTGTATTTGCGGGCGGAGAATGCCTACCTAAAAAAGTTGGATGCCTTAATTCAGGAAGAGAAAGCCGCTCAGGATCAAAACAAGCGGCAAGAGCCATCAGAGAATTAA